A region from the Medicago truncatula cultivar Jemalong A17 chromosome 6, MtrunA17r5.0-ANR, whole genome shotgun sequence genome encodes:
- the LOC11426967 gene encoding uncharacterized protein, producing MTNFVGLRLPVMSCYCASTPHPRTVNVVGSSSCSLLNKTFKNAPRRMLLGFGASSFLSHFITNMSASGFKSFIASAKITAGPSVDQILKNVEWPEQFPFKEEDFQRYDESSDSTFYESPRFVTHIDDPAIAALTKYYSKVFPPSNTPGVSILDMCSSWVSHFPPGYKQERVVGLGLNEEELKRNPVLTEYTVQDLNVNPKLSFEDNSFDVITNVVSVDYLTKPLDIFKEMNRILKPGGLAIMSFSNRCFFTKAISIWTSTGDADHVMIVGSYFHYAGGFEPPQAVDISPNPGRSDPMYIVYSRKLATA from the exons ATGACCAATTTTGTTGGACTAAGGTTACCAGTTATGTCCTGTTATTGTGCGAGTACACCACATCCTCGTACTGTTAATGTTGTTGGTTCCTCTTCATGTTCTCTATTAAACAAGACATTTAAGAATGCTCCTCGACGCATGTTATTAGGCTTTGGAGCATCTTCATTCTTGTCTCACTTTATCACTAACATGTCTGCTTCTGGTTTCAAATCCTTCATTGCTTCTGCAAAAATAACCGCTGGTCCCTCTGTTGATCAG ATACTAAAGAATGTGGAATGGCCAGAGCAATTCCCCTTTAAGGAGGAAGATTTTCAACGCTATGATGA GTCATCAGATTCTACATTCTATGAATCACCACGATTCGTAACACACATTGATGACCCTGCAATTGCTGCTCTAACTAAGTATTACTCCAAAGTTTTCCCACCTAGCAATACTCCTGGAGTAAGCATTTTGGATATGTGTAGCAGTTGG GTCAGCCATTTTCCACCCGGATACAAGCAAGAACGAGTTGTAGGATTAGGCCTGAATGAAGAAGAATTGAAGAGAAACCCG GTCCTCACGGAGTATACTGTACAAGACTTAAATGTGAACCCTAAACTCTCATTTGAAGATAACTCTTTCGATGTCATCACTAATGTG GTCAGTGTTGACTACCTAACAAAGCCTCTTGATATTTTCAAGGAGATGAATAGGATACTCAAGCCAGGTGGATTGGCCATAATGAG CTTTTCAAACAGATGCTTCTTTACAAAAGCCATTTCTATATGGACATCAACCGGGGATGCCGATCATGTTATGATTGTTGGATCCTATTTTCATTATGCAGGAGGGTTTGAACCTCCTCAG gctGTGGATATTTCTCCAAATCCTGGACGCTCGGATCCCATGTACATTGTGTACTCTAGGAAGCTGGCTACCGCATAA